In one Verrucomicrobiales bacterium genomic region, the following are encoded:
- the aroC gene encoding chorismate synthase, with protein MANTFGHLFRITTWGESHGGGVGVVVDGCPPGIELAETDIQPDLDRRRPGQSKITTPRKEADTVRILSGVFEGLTLGTPISLMVSNTDARPEAYSEMATKFRPSHADYTYFAKYGLRNWQGGGRSSARETIGRVAAGAIAKKVLQERFGVEVLAFVKQVQSIEGKVDADRVSLKEVESNIVRCPDPAAARRMIRLIEKMRSAGDSVGGIVGGVARGVPAGWGSPVFDRLEADLGKAMLSLPASKGFDVGSGFDGIELTGRQHNDAFRMRGGKVRTVTNRSGGVQGGISNGETIYFRVAFKPVATVMHEQDTVDVKYHNTTLKGRGRHDPCVLPRAVPMVEAMTALVLLDHALRHRAQNEWPKRKR; from the coding sequence ATGGCGAATACGTTCGGTCATTTGTTTCGCATCACCACCTGGGGTGAATCTCACGGGGGCGGTGTTGGGGTGGTGGTGGACGGGTGTCCGCCGGGTATCGAGCTGGCTGAGACCGATATTCAGCCAGACTTGGATCGGCGTCGGCCCGGCCAATCGAAAATCACCACGCCCCGCAAGGAAGCGGATACCGTCCGCATTTTGTCGGGCGTCTTCGAGGGGCTCACCTTGGGCACTCCCATCTCCCTGATGGTGTCGAATACCGATGCCCGCCCGGAAGCCTACAGCGAAATGGCGACCAAGTTTCGCCCCTCGCATGCCGACTACACCTATTTCGCCAAGTACGGCTTGCGGAACTGGCAGGGCGGGGGACGGAGCAGCGCGCGGGAAACGATCGGCCGCGTGGCGGCGGGAGCGATCGCCAAAAAAGTCCTGCAAGAGCGATTCGGGGTCGAGGTCCTGGCTTTCGTGAAACAAGTGCAATCGATCGAAGGAAAGGTCGATGCGGATCGAGTGTCTTTGAAGGAAGTGGAGTCCAACATCGTCCGCTGTCCCGATCCAGCGGCCGCACGGCGGATGATCCGGCTGATCGAAAAGATGAGGTCGGCGGGTGACAGCGTCGGCGGGATAGTGGGGGGCGTCGCCCGCGGAGTCCCTGCGGGATGGGGGAGCCCAGTGTTTGATCGCCTGGAAGCGGATCTGGGCAAAGCCATGTTAAGCCTGCCGGCTTCCAAAGGGTTTGATGTCGGCAGCGGTTTTGATGGCATCGAGCTGACCGGCCGGCAGCACAACGACGCCTTTCGCATGCGCGGGGGGAAGGTCCGAACGGTGACCAACCGGTCAGGAGGCGTCCAGGGGGGGATCTCCAACGGAGAAACCATTTATTTCCGAGTGGCGTTCAAGCCGGTGGCGACCGTAATGCATGAGCAGGACACAGTGGATGTGAAGTATCATAACACCACCCTCAAGGGTCGGGGCCGACATGACCCCTGTGTGCTTCCCCGGGCGGTGCCCATGGTGGAAGCCATGACGGCACTCGTGCTCTTGGACCACGCCCTGCGCCATCGGGCGCAAAACGAATGGCCGAAACGAAAGCGGTGA